A region from the Candidatus Omnitrophota bacterium genome encodes:
- a CDS encoding carboxypeptidase-like regulatory domain-containing protein has translation MVEGIEGDVISVNVSEDKAYTGNRISVSAAGAGVPESAKKGSAVIKGQVTSGEAKDVMQKVTVRLMRKTPGGEYRSAGETQSSDKGFYKLMNVRRGTYNLIFEKEGYKSEIKEIEVKKGAVVIIDCSLMEKTLIDAPEDYTADEAWQIIRAKIKDNSVLSALEGYTASGIAINSGLLKDALDAINEGKLKIKNAEVEISR, from the coding sequence GTGGTAGAAGGAATAGAAGGCGATGTAATCAGCGTCAATGTGTCGGAAGACAAGGCCTATACAGGAAACAGAATATCCGTCTCGGCCGCCGGCGCCGGCGTGCCGGAAAGCGCAAAAAAAGGGAGTGCTGTCATTAAAGGTCAGGTCACTTCAGGCGAGGCAAAGGATGTCATGCAAAAAGTTACCGTGAGGCTGATGAGAAAAACGCCGGGAGGCGAATACCGCAGCGCCGGCGAGACGCAAAGTTCCGATAAGGGTTTTTATAAACTGATGAACGTCAGGAGAGGGACATATAATCTCATATTTGAAAAAGAGGGCTATAAGAGTGAGATAAAAGAAATAGAAGTGAAAAAAGGCGCGGTCGTCATAATTGACTGTAGTCTCATGGAGAAAACGCTGATAGACGCGCCCGAGGATTATACGGCGGATGAAGCCTGGCAGATAATCAGGGCGAAGATAAAAGACAACAGCGTTCTTTCGGCGCTGGAGGGCTACACGGCTTCGGGCATTGCAATAAACAGCGGCCTGCTTAAAGACGCGCTGGATGCGATAAATGAGGGGAAACTGAAAATCAAAAACGCTGAAGTGGAGATAAGCAGATGA
- a CDS encoding ankyrin repeat domain-containing protein, with product MTLIKRFAVCSLIVFCAQGVFAAGISSAILKRDDAKRLEREIKKSADINDCDWFGRTALMRAIRFNALDCAELLIANGAGIDTRDKNGWTALIWASVECSTSAVKMLLAKGADPHIHDNLGYTALMFAEDKNSDVICAMLRKAVEKSLLKKEKKPAGGEGRKVK from the coding sequence ATGACATTGATCAAGAGATTCGCGGTTTGTTCGCTTATTGTGTTTTGCGCGCAGGGCGTTTTTGCCGCGGGCATAAGCTCTGCTATCCTGAAAAGGGATGACGCGAAAAGACTGGAGAGAGAGATAAAGAAAAGCGCGGATATTAACGACTGCGACTGGTTCGGCAGGACGGCTCTCATGAGAGCCATAAGGTTCAACGCTCTTGATTGCGCGGAACTTCTCATCGCAAACGGCGCCGGCATAGATACTCGTGACAAAAACGGCTGGACGGCTCTCATATGGGCTTCTGTTGAATGCTCCACCTCGGCGGTAAAAATGCTGCTGGCAAAAGGTGCGGATCCCCACATCCATGACAATCTCGGTTATACCGCGCTCATGTTCGCCGAAGACAAGAACTCCGACGTTATCTGCGCCATGCTGAGAAAGGCGGTGGAAAAGAGCCTTTTAAAAAAAGAGAAGAAGCCCGCCGGCGGGGAAGGGCGGAAGGTAAAATAA